CTGCACCGCTTCCTCGACATGGGCATCGAGCCGTTCCTGGTGGCCTCCGCGGTGGTCGGCGTGGTCGCCCAGCGGCTGGTGCGCCAGGTGTGCGCCCGCTGCAGCGTCGAGTACGAGCCGCGCGGCGAGGAGCTGGCCTTCTACCAGTCGGTGCGCGGCGGCCCGCCGCCGTCGGCGCCGCGGATGGGCACCGGCTGCCCGCGCTGCGCGCGCACCGGTTTCTATGACCGCACCGGGGTCTTCGAGTGCCTGCAGCTCGACGACCGGCTCCGCGAGCTGGTGGTGCGGCGCGCGACCCACACGGAGCTGCGCGACACCGCCGTGGCCGGCGGCATGCGCACCCTGCAGGAGGCGGGCTGCGACGTCATCGACGCTGGCGGGACGACCATCGCCGAGGTGATGCGCACCGTGTACATCATCTAGGAGACGCGGTGCAGCTCTACGCCTACCGCGCCTTCACCGGCGACGGCGACCCGGTGCGCGGACTGATGGAGGCGACCCGGCCCGGCGACGTGCGCGACGCCCTGGCGGCGCGCTCGCTGCGGGTCGTCGAGGTGCGCCGCCGCCGCCGCTCGCTCTCGCCCGCGACGCTCTTCCCCGCGGCCTTCGCGGTGCGCCCCGCCCAGGTGGTGATGTTCTGCCGCCAGCTGGCCACCTTCGTCCGCGTCGGCATCCCGGTGACCACCGCGGTGACCACCATCGGCGAGCAGAGCGGTGGGTCGCGGATGCGGGCGGCGTGCACCTCGATGGTCTCGGACCTCGAGCGCGGCGCCTCCCTCAGCGAGGCGCTCGCCGCCCATCCCACCGTGTTCCCGGCGCTGATGGTCGACATGGTCCGCGCCGCCGAGGTCTCCGGTGACCTCGACGCCGTGCTCGGCCAGGCGGGGCGTCACATCGAGCGCGAGGCCGCCGCCCGCCGCCGCATCCACTCCGCGATGACCTATCCGGCGGTGGTGCTGGGGATGGCGACGATCATCGCCGCGGGGATGGTGGCCTTCGTGCTGCCCCAGTTCCGCGAGCTCTTCCGCGAGTACCACGCCGGCCTGCCGGTCGCGGTGCGGCTGCTGCTCGGGGTCTCCGACGGGCTCCGCGAGCACGCCGTGGCGATCGCCCTGGCCGCGCTCGTCCTCGTGCTCGCCGGCGGCCGCCTGCTCCGCACCGACACCGGCCGGATGACCCGCGACCGGCTGGTGCTGCGCCTTCCGCTGATCGGCCGCATGGCCCGGGCGGCGGCGGTGGAGCGCTTCTGCCGCACCCTCAGCGACATGCTCGTCGCCGGGGTGCCGATCACCCAGATCTTCCCGGTGATCATCGCCACCACCGGCAACCGGGTCTACCGCCGCGCGCTCCGCGAGGTGGCTGCGCAGATGACCGTCGGCGAGGGCTTCAGCCGGCCGCTGCGGCGCACCGGCCTGTTCCCCCCGATGGTGACCCAGATGATCCGCGTCGGCGAGGAGACCGGCACCCTGGACGTCCACCTCCACGAGGCGTCGGAGATGTACGGCGAGGAGCTGGAGTTCCGGATCAAGCGGCTGACCGCGGTCGCCGAACCGGTGCTGATCGTCGGCGTCGCGGTGATGGTCGGGTTCCTCGCCATCTCCATGGTCAGCGCCATCTACTCGCTCGCCGGTGCGATCAGGTGAGGGCGGTCCGGGGCGGGCGCGGCGGCGAGCGCGGCGTCACCCTCGTCGAGATGCTCGTCACCGTGGCGGTGATGACCGCGGGCGTCGCCGCCATCGTGGGCGGGTTCGCCGGCGCCGAGCGCAGCGCCGCGGTGGCGCGCGGCCAGTCGGCGCTGACCGCGGCGCTGCGCACCGCCTCCGACCAGCTGCGCGCCGCCCCCTACCTCGCCTGCGCCGGGGTGGGGGAGGCGGCCGGCTACGCCGTCACCGTCACCGTCCCCGGCGTGAGCGTCGCGGTGACCGCGGTCACCCGCCCCGACGCGGCTCCGGCGCTGCGCTCCGACACCGGCACGGTGACCGCGCCGGCCACCCTCTGCACCCCCACCGGAGCGCAGGCCTCGGTGTCGCCCTGCAGCGCCACCGCCGCCGAGGCCTGCGACCACGGCATCCAGCGGGTCACCGTGGAGGTGGCCTCCGGGGGCCGCACCCTCAGCCGCGACGTGTGGAAGGGGGCGGGCGGGTGAGGCCCGCACGCCGCCGCCTCCGCCGCCAGCGGGGGATGACCCTGATCGAGCTGGTGGTATCGCTGAGCATCCTCGGGGTGATCGGCGTCGGCCTCACCGCCGCCGTCGACGCCGGGCTGCGCACCCTCGGCACCGGCGGCGTGCCCGACCGGCTCCGCGGCTCCGCCGACGTGGTGGTGCTGGAGCGCGCGGTGTCCGCCGACGTCGCCCGCGCCGGCTGCGTGGTGACCCCGGCGGCCACCCTCGGCGCCTGCCCGCCGGCGATGGCCGACCTCTGTGCCGCCGGCGCGGCCCTGTGCCTGGCCTGGCCGGACCCCGCCGGGGGCTGCGACACGGTCCGCTACCGGCTGGAGGGGGCGGTGCTCCGGCGCGAGAGCCTGACCGCCAGCGGCGACCTGGTCTCCGCCGAGCTCGGTCGCGAGGTGGGTGCCATCGGCGCCGACGCCCACCCGGTCGCGGGCTGGACCGACGCCGTCACCGTCAGGATCACCGCCGGCCCCGCCGGGCGGGCGCAGCAGGCGGCCTTCAGCGCCCGCCCGCTGGTCGGCGAGCCGCGGCCGTGCTGAGCCGCCGCCGGCGCCGCCGCGGCGAACGTGGCCAGGCGCTGCTCATCGCCCTCGCCTTCCTCGGGCTGTTCACCCTCTGGGGGGTGGCGGTCCTGCGCCTCGCCGGCGCCACCCAGGGGACGGTCGCGGCCGCCGCCGCCGGCGACGCCGCCCACGCCCTCTCCGAGGCGCCCGCGGCGCTGGCCCGGAGTGCGGTCGCGGCGGGGGCCGGCTGCGACGGGCTCACCGGCAGCGTCACCGTCGGCGGCTCGGTGGTGAGCTTCGGCCCGATGTCCGCGCACGACGCCGCCGGGCGCCCCATCCCCTGTCCGCCGGCCGCGCCCGCGGGCGGGCCCGTGCCCGGCACCTACGCCGCCAGCGGCACGGTGGCGGGCTCGCCGTCGGCGCCGGGGGCGTCCGTCGAGATCGGCGTCGGCCCCGCCCCCGGCAAGACTTTGTCGACACGGGCGTTCAACTATCGGTGAGCGACGCTCATCTTGGGGAGGAAGTCATGAGGCAGCCGAGGCGCCCGGTGCGGTCGCGGCGCAGGGGCGAGTCGGGGTTCACCCTGATCGAGCTCCTCGTCGTCATCGCGATCCTGGGAGTTCTGGCCGCGATCGTCGCATTCAACGTGTCCGGTGTTCACGACCGCGGCGGCGATGCGGCCTGTCGCACCGACGTGGGCACGGTGCAGGCGGCGGTCGACGCCTACCGCAACGACCACGCCGACGCGACCACCGGCGCCCCCGGACCGGTGCCCACCTACGCGCAGCTGGGCCAGTACATCCGGGCCACGCCGCACTCGTGCGCGCGCCTCAACGCCGACAACCCCGACGACGGTGCGCCGTCGATCCGCGCCGACGGCACGGTGACCGGGATCCTGCCCTCCGACGGCCACACCCGGGTGCCCTAGGCAGCCCCAGCGCAGGTATTCCCTTCACTTCCGGGTTATACGGTTGACGCACTCGACGCCGGACACTGCACCGGACGGCGACGGAAGCGAGCGGGACAGCCCGCCAGGAAGGGTTGAGCGAGGTGGCCGACCGGCCCGCCCACGGGGCGCGGGCCGGCGGCCCGGCCTCACCCGGCCGCCAATCGGTGGCGGCGGGCGCGGGCGGCGACCAGCTCGTCGGGGCTGAGCCGGCAGAGCTCCTCGAGGTGCCGCACCAGCGCTCCGCGCAGCGCCGCGATCACCAGCTCGGGGTGGGCGTGGGCGCCGGGCTCGGGCTCGGGGATCAGCTCGTCGACCAGACCGAGGCGGTGGGCGGTGTCGACCCCGGGGCGCAGCGCGGCCGCCGCCCGGGCGCGCTGGGCGGCGTCGCGGTAGAGGATGGCGGCGCAGGTCTCCGGTGGGGCCACCGTGTAGATCGCCCGCTCGAGGGCGAGCACCCGGTCGGCGACGCCGAGGGCGAGGGCGCCGCCGCTGCCCCCCTCGCTGAGCACGGCGCTCACCACGGGGACGCGCAGGCCGAGCATGAGCGACAGCGACTCGGCGATCGCCCAGGCCTGGCCGCGCTCCTCGGCTCCGATGCCGGCGTGCGCCGCCGGGGTGTCGATGAGGCAGACGACCGGGAGCCCGAAGCGCTCCGCCAGGCGCATCAGCCGCTGCGCCTTGCGGTAGCCCTCGGGATGGGGCATCCCGAAGTTGTGCACCGCGCGGGTGAGCGCGTCCGAGCCCTTCTCCTGGCCGATCACCATCACCCAGCGCGATCCCAGCCGGGCGGTGCCGCCGACCACGGCGCGGTCGTCGCCGAAGAGCCGGTCGCCGCGCAGCTCGGTGAAGTCGGTGAGGATGCGGCCGATCACGTGCAGCGCGCGGGGTCGCCCGGGATGGCGGGCGAGGTCGACGGCGGCGATGGCGTCGCGCTCTCGCGCGGCGGCCTCGGTGGCCTCGATCACGGCATCGCGGTGAGGGCTCGGAGCACCCGGCCGGCGGTGGCGCGGAGCTCGGCCCGCGGCACCACGGCGTCGACCATGCCGTGGGCGAGCAGGAACTCCGCGGTCTGGAACCCCTCGGGGAGCCGGGAGTGGGTCGCCTGCTCGATCACCCGTCCCCCGGCGAAGCCGATCCGCGCCAGCGGCTCGGCGAGGATGACGTCGGCCTGGGTGGCGAAGGAGGCGGTGACCCCGCCGAAGCAGGGATCGGCGAGCACGCTCACGTAGGGCAGCCGGGCGCGGGCGAGCAGCGCCGTGCCGGTGGTGCAGCGCGCCATCTGGGCGAGCGAGACGATGCCCTCCTGCATCCGGGCGCCCCCGGAGACGCAGACCGCGAGCAGCGCCCGCCGCTCGTCGACCGCGAGCTCGCAGGCGCGGGCGAAGAGCTCTCCCGCCACCGACCCGAGCGACCCGCCCAGGAAGGCGAACTCCATGCACACCAGCACCGCGGGCACGCCGTCGAGCGCCGCCCGGGCGGTGACCATCGCCTCCCCGGTGCCGCTCTCGGCCCGGGCGGCGCGGATCCGCGCCGGGTAGGGGGCCCCGTCGTCGAAGCCCAGCGGGTCGCGGTCCTCGACGACGTGGTCGACCGGCTCGAGGCTGCCCGGGTCGGCGAGCTGGGCGGCGCGGGTGGCGGCGGGGACGCGGGCGTGGTGGCCGCAGGCGGGGCAGACGCCGAGCATCTCCTCCCACCGGGCGGCGACCACGCGGCGCGCGCAGGCGGGGCAGGCGACGGTGCCGGGCGGTGCGACCGGGCGCAGCCGCGGCCCCGGGCCACGCAGGGGAGCGCCCCGCAGGCTCACCTCGGCGGAGGCTCCAGGGACCATTCCAGGGCGACCCCGCCCCAGGTCGCCCCGGAGCCGAAGGCCACCGAGACGATGCGGTCGCCACGGCGCAGCCGGCCGGTGCGGTCGGCGTCGGCGAGCGCCAGCGGGATCGACGCGCTCGAGGTGTTCCCGAAGCGGTCGCCGTTGAAGTAGACCCGGTCCATGCCCACCCCGAGCCGCTTGGCGGTGGCCTCGACGATGCGCAGATTGGCCTGGTGGGGGATGACGTGGTGGACGTCGTCGACGCTCCAGCCGGCGTCGGCGCAGAGGCCCTGGCCCATCTCGGTGAGCCGCTCGACGGCGAGCCGGAAGGTGCCCTTGCCGGCCATCCGAACCCCCGGCTCGGCCTCGTCGTCGTCCGCCGGGGTGCCGTAGTAGATGAGGTCCGCCTGACCGCCGTCGGCGCCCCACCGGGCGGCGTGGATGCCGCCTCCGTCGGCCGCCCCCAGCACCACCGCGCCGGCGCCGTCGCCGAAGAGCACGCAGGTGGAGCGGTCGCCGTAGTCGACCAGGCTGGTCATCGCCTCGCTGCCGATCACCAGCGCGGTGCCGATGCGCCCGGAGCGGATCAGCGACTCGGCCACGACCAGGCCGTAGATGAACCCGCTGCAGGCGGCGCCGAGGTCGAAGGCGGGGATGCCGCCGAGGTCGAGGCGGCGCTGCACCAGGCAGGCGGTCGAGGGGAAGAGCGTGTCCGGGCTGGCGGTGGCGACGAGCACGGCGTCGACCCGGGGGTTGCCGGCGCGCTCGAGCGCCGCCCGCGCCGCCTCGGCGCCCATCGAGGAGGCGGTCTCGCCGGAGCCGGCGCGGCGGCGCTCGCGGATGCCGGTGCGCTCCATGATCCAGGCGTCGGAGGTCTCGACCTTCGCCTCCAGCTCGGCGTTGGTGATCACGCCCTCGGGGGCGTAGGCGCCGATCCCGAGGACGCCGGCGCGGATCCGTGCGTCCGCCGGGGCGGTGTCGAGGGCCAGCGTCGCGGTGCTGTTCGTCGGCGGAGGGCTCGCCATCGTGACGATGGTAAGCGTCACCGGCACCCGCGGTTACGGCCGGCGGGGGGAAGGCCGCCGGCGACGAAGGAGCTGATGGCCTGGGGTCGGCATGGCGGTCGAACCGCCGACCGGTGCCCCGAACGCCATCTCCGCCTCAGGCGCGCCACCGGGCTCACCTCCACGCTATCGTTGCACCGGCCGAAACGACGACGCACCACCGAGCGTTTGGTTGGACACCCATGAGTACCTCCGATCCGTCCCTGCAGCTCAGCCGGCCGTCCCACCGCCTCCGTCTCCCCCACCGTCGCCGGCTCCTGGTCGGGCTCGCGCTCGCCGTGGTCGCCGCGATCCTGGTGGTGGGCTCGGGCACCGGACTCGGCGTCTATCACGACCAGCAGAACCGGCTGGTCCAGGCCCGCGCCGACCGCGCCGCCGCCAAGCGGGTGATCGACGCGGCGGTGGCCCGTGCCCAGAGCGACGGGATCAGCACCGACCAGCTCTCCCCGGTGCTGTCGGCCGAGGCGGCGCTGCTCTCGGGCAGCCCGCTCGCCCCCCACCTCGGCTGGTTCGACAACGGCGAGATCGGCCGGCTCCAGCGCCAGTCGGCGGGCCTCCGCAGCCTGGTGGGCCGGGTCGACGCGATCCAGGTGACCGCCACCGGGAGCGCCCGCCAGCGGGTCGCCGGCGTGATCGGCGAGCTCGACGCCGCCATCGCCGCGGCGCGCTCGGTGGGCCTCGACGCCGCCGCCGACGCCACCTTCCTCGCCGGGGTCCGCGACACCGTCGCTCGGGCGGCGACCCCCACCCAGGTCGACGCCGCGGTGGTCGGGGTCCACCAGCACGTCGCCGACCTGGGGCAGCGCACCGACGCGAAGCGCGCCGCCGACGCCGCCGTCGCCGCCCTCAACGCCAGCCAGGCGCGCGCCCAGGGCGCGGTGGCGCGGGCCGACGGGCTGATCGCCCAGGCGGCGCGGTTCCCGCAGCTGCAGATCCAGCCCTGGGTCGACGCGATCGCCGCGGTGCACCCGCAGCTGGCGGCGGCCACCACCCAGGACCAGTACGACGCCGTCACCGCCGCGGTCAGCTCGCCGGCGAACAGCATCTCCACGCTGCTGTCGGCGCGCTCCAGCGCCTACGGGGCGATGGCCGACGCGCGCCAGGCGGTGCAGAGCGCCCTCTCCTACAAGATCGACCCGGGGACCGTGCCCTCCCAGCTCGACGCCCTGCAGTCGCGGCTCGACAGCACCGGCACCACCAGCGGCTTCGGCGACGTCGCCAGCCAGGCGGGCGCGCTGGTGGCACCGCTGCAGGCCAGGGTGGTCACCGCGAGCCTGGGGGTGGGCAAGGTCATCCTGATCAGCCTCCACGACCAGAGCCTCGCCGCCTACCAGGACGGGGCGACCTTCCTCACCACCGCGGTGACCACCGGCCGGCCGGCGCTTCCGACCCCCACCGGCGCCTTCCAGGTGCTCCGCAAGAGCCACCCCTGGACGATGCACTCCGACTTCCCGCGCTGGTCGCCGTACTGGTACCCGGACAGCCCGGTCACCTACGTGCTCTGGTTCACCAACCAGGGCCACGGCATCCACGACGCGCCCTGGCGCGCCACCTACGGCCCGGGCACCGAGGCGGGGGGCTCGCACGGCTGCGTCAACGTCCCCTTCGCCGCCGAGAAGCTGCTCTTCACGTGGGCCGACATCGGCACCCGCGTGGTGATCCGCGCGGAGTCGATGAACGCCCCCGCCCCCAGCGGCCACTGACCCCTCAGGGGCGTCACGGAGAGGTATCCTCACCACCCGATGAATCTCTTCACCGGCATGACGGACCATCAGATCGTGTCGACGATCCTGGGGTTCCTCCTCTTCAACGCATACGTCGTCCTGCTGGTGATCTCGCTGGCGGCGTTCTGGGTGACCAGCAGGCCGCGGCGCGGACGGGTGAGGGTCTCGGCGATCTGGCACATGGTCGGCACCTTCTGCATGATGTGGGCCTTCATCTCGACGGTGTGGGCCGCCCCGGTGGAGAAGTCGTTCATCGATGCCGACCAGGTGAGCGAGCCCTTCTTCCAGGGGGTGCGCTTCCAGAAGGTGATCATCGGGTTGCTCTTCGCCGCGGTCGCGGTGGGCTGCATGCTGATCGGTGCGGTGCGCGCCGGCCGGGAGAAGCGGGCCGCGGCGCAGCGGGCGCTGCGCGAGGAGATCCCCGCCGGCGCCGGCCGCTAGCCTCCGAGCCCACCCCGTCGCGATGAGCCAGTGGCACCGGGTGGAGATCTACACCACCTTCCTCAAGCTCACCGGCGAGCTCGAGGGAGCCGCCGAGCGGCGTCTCACCGATCTGGTGGCGGCACCCGGCCCGGTCCTCGACCTGCGGGGCGCGGTGGTCGAGGCGGCCACCGATCACCAGCACCGGGTGGACGACGGCCAGCGGCTCAGCGTCGTCAAGTCGGCGATCAGCCTGGTCTGCCCGCGCGACCAGGTCGGCCAGGCCGCCCGCCACCGCGAGGCCTGGCGGGAGAAGCAGCGCGTCGCCGTGCGGCTCAACGCCCAGGCCTTCTCGATGCGCGGCGAGGTGCATCTCGAGCCCGGTGTGACCCTCGACCACCACCTCTCCGGCGAGGCAGGGCCCTTCGTCCCGGTGACCAACCTCTCCGCGCTCTGGCTGAGCGGCGGCGAGCCGCGTGCGGTGCAGCGCGGCTTCGCGGTGCTGAACTGCGCCGCGCTGGTCAGCTTCGCCCCGGCCTGACCGCGGTCGCTGGACCGGAGCCCACCCGTGCAAGCTATCCTCTGGGAGCCTCAGCTGACGCTCCGGAGACCCTCTGCCGGTGGAACGCCTGATCCTCGCGTTGCGATCCGACTTCGGATGCCTGGTGATCGCCCTGGTGTTCGTCGTCATCATGGTCTCGACGATCGTCTTTGCCGACATCGTCACTCCACCGGCCGCCAACCCCTTCGTGTAGGGCCCCGGTGGCGGACTTCCAGTCCCGTCCGGGCATAGGTAGAATGACCCAAGCCTCCTCCCCCTCCCGGGGGGGTCCGAGCCTCCGCCGAGGGACCTCATGGGCCTGAATCCGTACGACACGCCGCGAGGCCGCCTCCATCGACTGGCGGACATCAGCCGTCGCCAGTTCCTGCTCTTCATGGGCATCCTGGCGGCACTGGCGGCGTCCCTGTTCGGCGGGATCAAGACCCTGGGCTTCCTCTTCCCCAACGCCAACCTCGAGGAGCCGCTCGCCTTCACCGTCGACGTCGTCCCCGACGCGATCACGGTGGGCAACCCGCTGCAGATCACCGAGAAGCGGGTGAGCATCATCCGCGACGACGCCGGCTACTACGCCGTCTACCTGGTCTGCACCCACCTGGGCTGCACTCCCAACTACGTGACCAACGTCACCAGCGGCACCGGCGTGGCCGACGACGTGGCCAAGGGGCGCGGCGCCCGCCAGGCCGCCGAGCAGATCCCCAACGGCTGGGCCTGCCCCTGCCACGGCAGCCGGTACTACATCGACTCGACCAACTTCTACGGGCCCGCCCCGCGTCCGATGGACTGGGTCGACGTCCAGTACAGCCCCTCGGGGAAGCTCGTGGTCGACCGCGGGAAGCTGGTGGTGCAGCGCGGAGCCGGCGTCACCACCAAGCCGGAGTGGCGGCTCGACCCCAAGACCAAGAAGGACAACGGCAAGACCCTGCCCTAGGGTCGGCCGGGACGAGGAAGCGGAGGAGCGATGAGAGCCACTGGCGCGGGAGGCCCCAATCCGCTGGTCAAGTTCGCGTCCCAGCTGTGGGGCTCGATCTTCCGGCACGGGCTGCCGAGCACCGACAAGGTGGCGGCGCGCACCGCGCTCACCAACTTCTTCCTCCACATCCACCCGGTGCGGGTGAAGAAGTCGGCGATCCGCGTCTCCTACACCCTCTGCCTCGGCGGCCTCTCGTTCTTCCTCTTCATCCTGCTGACCATCAGCGGCCTCTTCCTGATGTTCTATTACATCCCCTCGGTGGACCAGGCCTACCAGAACATCAAGGACCTGCAGTTCGTCGAGACCTTCGGGCTGGTCACCCGCAACCTCCACCGCTGGGCGGCGCACGGCATGGTGATCACCGTCTGGCTGCACATGGCCCGGGTGTTCTACCAGGGGTCGTACAAGCCCCCGCGGGAGTTCAACTGGGCGATCGGCTCCATCCTCCTGGTCGTGACCCTGCTGCTCTCCTTCTCCGGCTACCTGCTCCCCTGGGACCAGCTGGCGGTGTGGGCGATCACCGTGGGAACCAACATGGCCAAGTACGCGCCCATCGCGGGCCCCTACACCCGCTACGTGATGCTCGGCGGCCGCACCGTCGGCCAGGGAGCGCTGATCCGCTTCTACGTGCTCCACGTGGTCGCCCTCCCGTTGATCGGCTTCATCCTCATGGTCATCCACTTCTGGCGCGTCCGGAAGGACGGGTTCACCGGAGGCCTGTAGGGATGGAGAGGTACGAGTCCGTCCAAGGAGGCGCACGGCCATGGCCACGGTAGTCGGCAACGGCGGAGGCTCCGGGAACCGGCCGAACGGGGGCGGTCGCACCCCCGTTCCGACCCGCCGGGGGGTCACCGGCCCCGAGCTGGCGACGCCGCCGCTGGTCGTCCGCCGGCGCGAGGAGGAGGAGACCGTGGTCACCTTCCCCGCGCTGGTCTTCCGTGAGTTCCTCGCCAGCATGGCGATCACCGGCTTCCTGATGCTGGTCTCGACCTGGGTGAACGCGCCCCTGCTGCAGCGGGCGAACACGGCGATCACCCCGAACCCGGCCAAGGCGCCCTGGTACTTCCTCGGCCTCCAGGAGCTGCTCGAGCGCTTCCCGCCGGTGATGGCGGGGGTGGCCTTCCCCACCTTCGTGATCGTGGGGATGATCCTCACCCCCTACATCGACAAGAACCCCAGCCGGCGCCCGCAGGACCGCAAGGTGGCGATCGCCCTGATGACCGTCTACATCATGCTCGCGGTGGCGTTCGTGGTCATCGGGGTGTTCTTCCGCGGGGTCGCCTTCAACTGGCAGTGGGATCGCCTCCTCGGCCATCCCGGGGTGAATCCGGGCGTATGAGCTCCGGCCTGACCAGGCTGTTCCTGGCCCTCTCCGCCTTCATCCTGGTCCTGACCGGCGTCGCCGCCGCGAAGGACAGCAGCGACCGGCACTACCTGGCGCTGCAGGAGCAGTACAAGCGCGACTACAAGGACGCCAAGTTCGACGTCGCCGTGCAGCAGCTGTTCCCCACCTTCACCGAGGCCAGGCGGGGCGACACCTTCCGGGTCGAGCGCTGCATCAGCTGCCACGTGCCCGACCTCACCATCATCGGCCCGCAGAAGGCGGCGGAGCGCCTGGTCACGGACTTCCTCAAGTACGAGCCCAAGCACGGCGAGATCGCCAAGACCTACGGCCTGACCCTCGTCCACCCGGCGACGATCACCCAGCAGCTCTACGACAAGTACGGCGAGGAGAGCTACGCCACCACCGACGGCTTCCATCCGTACACCATCGCCGGTGACAAGCCGGGCACCGTCGACACGGTCAAGCTGCCGGGCTTCATCCCCAAGTTCCTGAGCCCGGCGCAGAACAACGGCCGCGAGCTCGGCCTCGACTCGGTGGGATGCATCACCTGCCACAACGGCGGGCGCCTCTCGCTCACCGACAGCGAGTCGCACCTCAATCTGATCATCAACCCCGAGTTCACCTGGACCGAGGGTGCGTCGCTCTACTACAAGTACTGCGCCACCTGCCACGGCGGCCTCGGCGAGGGCAAGGTCGGGCCGCCGCTCTCCAACCAGGACCGGCTCGGCTACTTC
The window above is part of the Candidatus Dormiibacterota bacterium genome. Proteins encoded here:
- a CDS encoding type II secretion system F family protein translates to MQLYAYRAFTGDGDPVRGLMEATRPGDVRDALAARSLRVVEVRRRRRSLSPATLFPAAFAVRPAQVVMFCRQLATFVRVGIPVTTAVTTIGEQSGGSRMRAACTSMVSDLERGASLSEALAAHPTVFPALMVDMVRAAEVSGDLDAVLGQAGRHIEREAAARRRIHSAMTYPAVVLGMATIIAAGMVAFVLPQFRELFREYHAGLPVAVRLLLGVSDGLREHAVAIALAALVLVLAGGRLLRTDTGRMTRDRLVLRLPLIGRMARAAAVERFCRTLSDMLVAGVPITQIFPVIIATTGNRVYRRALREVAAQMTVGEGFSRPLRRTGLFPPMVTQMIRVGEETGTLDVHLHEASEMYGEELEFRIKRLTAVAEPVLIVGVAVMVGFLAISMVSAIYSLAGAIR
- a CDS encoding prepilin-type N-terminal cleavage/methylation domain-containing protein; amino-acid sequence: MRAVRGGRGGERGVTLVEMLVTVAVMTAGVAAIVGGFAGAERSAAVARGQSALTAALRTASDQLRAAPYLACAGVGEAAGYAVTVTVPGVSVAVTAVTRPDAAPALRSDTGTVTAPATLCTPTGAQASVSPCSATAAEACDHGIQRVTVEVASGGRTLSRDVWKGAGG
- a CDS encoding prepilin-type N-terminal cleavage/methylation domain-containing protein, producing MRPARRRLRRQRGMTLIELVVSLSILGVIGVGLTAAVDAGLRTLGTGGVPDRLRGSADVVVLERAVSADVARAGCVVTPAATLGACPPAMADLCAAGAALCLAWPDPAGGCDTVRYRLEGAVLRRESLTASGDLVSAELGREVGAIGADAHPVAGWTDAVTVRITAGPAGRAQQAAFSARPLVGEPRPC
- a CDS encoding prepilin-type N-terminal cleavage/methylation domain-containing protein; this encodes MRQPRRPVRSRRRGESGFTLIELLVVIAILGVLAAIVAFNVSGVHDRGGDAACRTDVGTVQAAVDAYRNDHADATTGAPGPVPTYAQLGQYIRATPHSCARLNADNPDDGAPSIRADGTVTGILPSDGHTRVP
- the accA gene encoding carboxyltransferase subunit alpha translates to MIEATEAAARERDAIAAVDLARHPGRPRALHVIGRILTDFTELRGDRLFGDDRAVVGGTARLGSRWVMVIGQEKGSDALTRAVHNFGMPHPEGYRKAQRLMRLAERFGLPVVCLIDTPAAHAGIGAEERGQAWAIAESLSLMLGLRVPVVSAVLSEGGSGGALALGVADRVLALERAIYTVAPPETCAAILYRDAAQRARAAAALRPGVDTAHRLGLVDELIPEPEPGAHAHPELVIAALRGALVRHLEELCRLSPDELVAARARRHRLAAG
- a CDS encoding acetyl-CoA carboxylase carboxyltransferase subunit beta, with product MSLRGAPLRGPGPRLRPVAPPGTVACPACARRVVAARWEEMLGVCPACGHHARVPAATRAAQLADPGSLEPVDHVVEDRDPLGFDDGAPYPARIRAARAESGTGEAMVTARAALDGVPAVLVCMEFAFLGGSLGSVAGELFARACELAVDERRALLAVCVSGGARMQEGIVSLAQMARCTTGTALLARARLPYVSVLADPCFGGVTASFATQADVILAEPLARIGFAGGRVIEQATHSRLPEGFQTAEFLLAHGMVDAVVPRAELRATAGRVLRALTAMP
- a CDS encoding beta-ketoacyl-ACP synthase III, which produces MASPPPTNSTATLALDTAPADARIRAGVLGIGAYAPEGVITNAELEAKVETSDAWIMERTGIRERRRAGSGETASSMGAEAARAALERAGNPRVDAVLVATASPDTLFPSTACLVQRRLDLGGIPAFDLGAACSGFIYGLVVAESLIRSGRIGTALVIGSEAMTSLVDYGDRSTCVLFGDGAGAVVLGAADGGGIHAARWGADGGQADLIYYGTPADDDEAEPGVRMAGKGTFRLAVERLTEMGQGLCADAGWSVDDVHHVIPHQANLRIVEATAKRLGVGMDRVYFNGDRFGNTSSASIPLALADADRTGRLRRGDRIVSVAFGSGATWGGVALEWSLEPPPR
- a CDS encoding L,D-transpeptidase, with the protein product MSTSDPSLQLSRPSHRLRLPHRRRLLVGLALAVVAAILVVGSGTGLGVYHDQQNRLVQARADRAAAKRVIDAAVARAQSDGISTDQLSPVLSAEAALLSGSPLAPHLGWFDNGEIGRLQRQSAGLRSLVGRVDAIQVTATGSARQRVAGVIGELDAAIAAARSVGLDAAADATFLAGVRDTVARAATPTQVDAAVVGVHQHVADLGQRTDAKRAADAAVAALNASQARAQGAVARADGLIAQAARFPQLQIQPWVDAIAAVHPQLAAATTQDQYDAVTAAVSSPANSISTLLSARSSAYGAMADARQAVQSALSYKIDPGTVPSQLDALQSRLDSTGTTSGFGDVASQAGALVAPLQARVVTASLGVGKVILISLHDQSLAAYQDGATFLTTAVTTGRPALPTPTGAFQVLRKSHPWTMHSDFPRWSPYWYPDSPVTYVLWFTNQGHGIHDAPWRATYGPGTEAGGSHGCVNVPFAAEKLLFTWADIGTRVVIRAESMNAPAPSGH
- a CDS encoding Rieske 2Fe-2S domain-containing protein — protein: MGLNPYDTPRGRLHRLADISRRQFLLFMGILAALAASLFGGIKTLGFLFPNANLEEPLAFTVDVVPDAITVGNPLQITEKRVSIIRDDAGYYAVYLVCTHLGCTPNYVTNVTSGTGVADDVAKGRGARQAAEQIPNGWACPCHGSRYYIDSTNFYGPAPRPMDWVDVQYSPSGKLVVDRGKLVVQRGAGVTTKPEWRLDPKTKKDNGKTLP
- a CDS encoding cytochrome b N-terminal domain-containing protein, which gives rise to MRATGAGGPNPLVKFASQLWGSIFRHGLPSTDKVAARTALTNFFLHIHPVRVKKSAIRVSYTLCLGGLSFFLFILLTISGLFLMFYYIPSVDQAYQNIKDLQFVETFGLVTRNLHRWAAHGMVITVWLHMARVFYQGSYKPPREFNWAIGSILLVVTLLLSFSGYLLPWDQLAVWAITVGTNMAKYAPIAGPYTRYVMLGGRTVGQGALIRFYVLHVVALPLIGFILMVIHFWRVRKDGFTGGL